ACACTATCGATATGTTTTctcaattcaaaacaaaagacaaatagGATCTTCAAGTCCATGGATCTCTAGCTTAAATTCGTAATGAGAACAAGTGACAAGACTTAAATTCGTAATGAGAACAATTGACAAGACGGGCGTTTTTTGTAATTTGACCTCTAACCTAccgaaaaaagaaaagcataaaacaaagaataaagaTGGCCAAAATTCAatcaaggaaaggaaaagaatggaaGAAGAGCAAATGTTGAAAGTGGGCTTAAGCGAATGAAAAATGGACTTGAAAATTAGCAAGTGATCATCATTGTACCTTTATTTTAGGCATCATAGCAAGAAGAAATCATGCAAGAGGTAGGTAATCGTAGACCTAAGCTGGAAGAAAAGTAAGGCAAAAGGCCATTAGTGGAAAAGGTGGGCGAGGAAGACCAAACTGTATGGGATGAGGAAGACTAGGTTGGCTCTGAGAAAAAGAAGATGCCACTTTTGAAGTTAGTCAAGATCAAACTTTACTTTGTTTTGTAACCCTTCCTAGAGGTGTTAGACTTAATTTCCCTAGACACTCAAGTGTGAAGTACTAGAACATATTGATGTTTTCTTTAAATGCATTCTCCTACATACACatctttttaaaaagtaaaaaattcttGCATTGTATCCCAACTTAATGTTAAGTCTTTTTGTCAACatgtgcttttattttttatttatttatttttttttttgaattggttAGAAATATATCACTCTTCCCGGACTTGAATCAAGGCTCAAATATTCTCCCATGCACTTAATGTATGGGCAAATATCATCCAGCTCAACTCACTCAGTGATAACAAGTGTACTTGAACATTTATTAAGAAGGCATCAATAAGATCTCATTTGAATTGGTTAGAAATATATCCCTCCTCCTGAATTTGAATCAAGGCTCACACCTAAGGCATGGACAAGTACCATCTAGCTCAACTCCCCTAGTGGACATTTATTAAGGAGGCATCGATAGGGTCTCATTTGCACTgagtaagtaaaaaaaaggcgCAAAATTAACCACCAACTACCAACTCAATCTTAAAGGTATATTCCACTCCCTTATGAGTCTAATCCTATCATTCTAGAACTATCCTAGAGCCCTACAAGCCAAACCTATAAAGATAAACTGAAAACCTAGTCCTCAGCCCATACCACCAACATAAATATGGCTTGTTGATCACAACCACTCCATCGCATACCATGAAAAGTTGCACCAGCTCTCATCTTCTCGTAAGTATTAAAAGAAAGCCTCTAAAGCAGTAACACGCCCTCAAGTGAAGTGCCATTTAGTGGTCTATCCTGAAAAAACAGGATTAGCGACCTCTTTTGAGTATATGCCAAGACATTGGCATATGCacacaattttttcacaacaatttttttcacaattgatTAAATGGTTGACTATAAGTGGtaggaaaaaataaagtaatatgtcCATGAGTGTATTATCCACCACTATCACTCACAGTTAAACCACATgaataattatgaaatttgttgtgaaaaatattacaTCGGTAACATTACTGTCTTTTTGTCAACgtgtacttttattttattttattttatttttgaattggtTAGAAATATATCCCTCTTCCCGGACTTGAATCAAGGCTCACATATTCTTCCATGCACTTAATGTATGAGCAAGTATCATCCAGCTCAACTCCCTCAGCACTAGCGGATGCTCTTAGACATTTATTAAGAAGGCATCGATAGGGTTTCCTTTACATTGAGAAAAGtaacaaaagaagcaaaattaACCAGCACCTACCAACTCAATCTTTAAGGTATATTCCACTCCCTTACGAGTCTAATCCTATCATTCTAGAACTATCCTAGAACCCCACAAGCCAAACCTATAAAGATAAACTGAAAACTTAGTCCTCAGCCCATACCACCAACATAAATATGGCTTGTTGATCACAAATTCACAACCACTCCATCTCATACCATGAAAAGTTGCACCAGCTCTCACCTTCTCATAAGGATTAAAAGAAAGCCTCTAAAGCAGTAACACGTCCTCAAGTGAAGTGCCATTTAATGGTCTATCTAGGCACCTATAGGTACACAGCTGAAAAAATAGGATTAACGACCCCTTTTGAGTATATGCCAAGACATTGACTTatgcacacaatttttttcacaattgatTAAAATGGTTGACTATAAGTGGTAGGAAAAAAAGTGATATGTTCATAAGTGTATtgtcctccaccaccaccaccaccactactcACAGTCACTCACAATTAAACCACATGaacaattatgaaatttattgtgaaaaatgttacgTCAGTAACATTACTGTCTTGCAAAATATATTGAGATGAAGGGATgcaaacaaattaaaaaccaaaaactacCAATATAAATGATCATCAAGCAACCTCGGAAAATGAAggttaaaagaaatttattacaGAAGTTCATTCATGCTAGACAATAACAGAAAAGGACCAATAAACAACCTGTACTGTACAAGCTATAAAGAGTATTACTGCTTTAAACAAACTCGAGATCTATGATACATGTACATGAAAAGTAAAGAGCCGAGCATTTTCAAGCTGTGGGAATGAGAGACCAAAACCAGCTCACTGTTTGGTCCACAAACCTTAAAGCCAGTGGAGCCAACAATGTAGCAACTCTTGGCAATGCTGGGTAGGTCAGCATGCCAAGTATGAACAAGTTGAAGCTTAAGAGAGCAGCTGCATCCGAAGCAGGTTTGTTCTTAATGGTGAAGAAAAACTGAACTACACTCTTCAAGGACATTCCAACTACTGTGAAAAGAGCCACTACAAGGGGCATGCAAGGGTCTCCAGCTTCCCACACAATCATTCCAACCAAAAGCGATAATACTGCACTGAAAAGACTTTGTGATAGTGCAACCTCCCTGCGTTGGTCAAGAACTTCATTTGTATCCGAATGTCTTGCGATGATTTCACTAGATTTTGATCtgttttttaagaaattgataATGTCCGTTTTTCTTTTGCTCTCGTCCCCCCAAGTGTCTTTCGGCATCGTTAGATCCTGGAGAAAGATACCACTTGCATTATAACTGGATTTCAACGATGAGATCCCATAGGGAATTCCATAATTGTCAGAAACGCTAGTGTTTTGGCCATTGCCCTTGTCATCTGGACTTCTAATACTCCAATCTCCCTTACCCTGAATTTCTTTCAGCCAAAGATTCTCATTCTTCATATGCTGAAACTGTGGAGAACAAACCACAAGGGTCAGTAAAGAATATAACCagcttacattaaaaaaaaaaacatttaaatgaattaactctaaaataagaaaattcaaatttccaaaTATACAACCTCTGGGTTTAAACTCAAATAAGACTAATAAAATGGGGatattgaattttcaaataaagtAAAAGGTAAGTTGCAGTGTCCATTGACTTTTCCAAGCAAGCCATATTCAAGGACAttccaaaatgaaatagatGAGCAACGAAAAAAGATGGAGTAATAGGAAGACTACtaggaaagaaataaataataaatttataacaCATTCAAGGCATGTGAAACTATCGTACTTCTGTGTCTGGATATATTTCGTCTTGTGTCATCTTAAACTCAAAGCAAGTTAAGTATATTTCAGGATTTCTTCCCAATTTAAAGTATGATACTGATGACAACTCCTATAATCAAAACCTTTTAAGAATTTGATAATTAAGAATATCATCTCCAGCACAGATATCTGTCTTTGATCATACAAAGGTTTATTTCCAGTGACTTTCATCCTCTTATTACTGTTGCTTTATCCTAAAGTTATGATGGGAAGATGAGCTAAAATGTAGAGGCAAATTATAATCATATAGTTTGAAGTTTAAACCAGTTAAAATACCACTACTAGGGTACAGCTATAACTCAGAAGCAGGCTAATGATCTAAAGAACTCCTATTATAGCATGTATTGTGGCTATAAGTATTAACTGTGATAAAATCTACAATAAAATACCTTGTGGTCCCTCTTTAGTTTTGGGTCACTATAATTTTGGCCCCTCATATACTAAAATTTGCAATTGACACACTTCAGTTTAGAATTGTAAGTCAATGTGATTCCTCTGTCAAAATCTGTAAATTGCACCCAAAAAGCTAAATAGACCAAAAGGATTCTAaagttaaaattatataaatcatTATATATCTCTTATAATACTGCTAAAGTTAATCAATCACTAAAAGATAAAGAGTATAAAACATCCAGAAACTCATCCTCTCATTCAGATAAATGACATGTATACAAAATTCATGTTTCAAGAAAAGTGTTTGTATTCTGGACTTTTTGAAATCCTATCTTTGAGTGAGAAATTTCCCTTTCGAAATCCTCTGTGTCCCTCTTCCTATGAAACTGTTTCTCAGTAAAGGACGAAAGAATATGAGAAATATCAAAGAATCCTCAAGAAACTCTGGAGATGGACAACAAAAGAGACTGGGATTCCCCAATTTATCTGAGCttaattcagatttccagagcTAAAAATAGTAGTCTGGATTTGCATCTCTTACCCTGCTTCAATTCCAGACAGCATTCTTTTGCTTCATGACAACTTTTTTGTGTTGAATATAATGACTTTGGACCATCTACCTTACCAGATTTCGGTAACTAATTTCTCACTCTAACACGATATCAATTCACACATCCTAAAAGTTATAGAGCATGTGAAAGTAtttataaccttttttttcagCACATAACTATGTGATCATATTCTCATACATCCATATTTGGCATAAAAATTACATCTCCCACAATATTATACTTGTGAATAACGTAACACTGAAAACTTGTCATATTTTGGAGGTCAACCTACATTTTCTTGGGTATTGAAACAGAATTGAGCAAAATCAAATGGCTGAGATCAACAACAATAATGCACAAAACTTGGGTCCTGAAACCATTTTATATTGGATATTGGTGTAAATCCTTTCAGAGCAGAGTGTGTCTCTTTAATCCATTGATCTATGGTATCAATCGTCTATCAATCTGAATCATGTGGCCTGAGCCATTCTATAATCCACAACTCAACCCCAATCAAAATGCAACTTATCTAATTCTTCTTTTGAAAAGGTGAATATAACTCGTTCCATCCATATACCATTGACAACAACCTAATGTAGTTATGTCAAGTATTgtacaaaataatatatatgtggaCACAAAATCAATGGAAGCATCAAGCATGTCAACCATCAATcatcattttattgatttaaggGCACATATGCAAGCGCACACatgcatattatatatatatatatatatatatgcgcaAACTGCTCTTTAATCTCCTAACTCCCATGCTTCTTATAATTGGAAGGGAATTActaaatctaaattctaaagtTTTCTGTTAAATGGTGGCAGCTGGGGTAACTATAAAGATCTAGGAGGATGCTTGGAGCTAGACCCCAATTCCACTTCATGAAAGACCATTTCACCATTCAGCACTGACCCAGAGTTCAGTGCATCAACCCCACCAGAGGTTGCAAACCAGTCAAATATTAATGGCATATCCACTACACCCTAGATTGGTTGGCTTGTGGAGTTCCAGAGAGTCTTATATTGCCAACATATCAAGATCGGCCTTTCTCTAACCCCTTATGCAACCCACTTCTACCTCTGGCACCTCCCTAGCTTGACCAATCAAAGAAGATTGGGCTCCCACACCTATGTTCCGTCACTAAAGCCTCCTCAAAGTCTCCAGTTCTACCTCTGGCACCCTCCCTACATTAACTCATTGACCCAACAGAACATCAGTCAAACATATTCACCATAAGTTTTGTAGTCAACTTCTCTCATCTCATCAATGCCAAACTTGAGGCTCCCAAGGTATTCCCTTCATTGCATCAAGAGGCATCACTTAGTCCCACTCCCAAACTAGCTCAGCTTGacatgtatttttttcctttcggATATGGTCTTAGGTCAACACCCCCATTCTTAATTGAATTAACGCAAACCCACTTTTTAATTCCTCATCATTCCCTGGCTTGACCCATTTGGATCTCCGCTCTAGTATTTGGACCAACCCATAATAACAGTCCTTTTCCATCCCTTGCAACCACTGTACAGATCATTTTAGCTTGAGTTATAGTTTTCAAGTCTCCATATCCTGTTACCGTGGAAAGAATTCTCTGTCTGAGGGGATGAATTTTGGGTGGCATTAATCACTTGGTAGTTATGAGGAAGGGTCATTGAAAGTAGAAACCTTGCGGTGGCGGTGGGTAGTGGAATATGGAGGGTGCAGGTCATTGCAGTAGGGAGGCAGGAGGCAGATAATATGCACCAAATGCGCTACTTAGTTGGAGACTATTCaatcttttgaaaataaaaaaaaaacttccattACAATGACATTATTTAACAGAGAAATATAAATTGTAGATTCTGAATAAGTGATCAATGGAAGAAGATTCAGAGGATACCGCTCCATGGTAAAAGTTGACACTTTCAAAAGACGacactttttattaaaatttaacagtttgttttaaatttttcctttttgaaaataaagaattttattaagTTGTATCATAGCATACATGGAAGCCTCACATGCATGGCCATAACAGATTGATTTCAGATCAAGATAGAAAGTTATTATTGTAAACCTGAGATGAAGTTGGGACATTTACAGAAAATATTTACATTCCCAACAGAGCCAGAAAGTAAGTAAAATTGCTCAAACACTCAACAGTGAAAGATCTGTACCTCACCCTCTAACCGTTCAATTTTGGCAATGGCCTTGTCGTGTTCCTCTTCGAGCTCTTCTAATATCAACTCCATCATTTTACGTTCTTTAATGGCTGTTTGAACATGTTCTTGTAATTTCTTATTATCCCACAGAAGATTCTCCAAGTCAATCTGCATGTCATGCAGATACAGTTCGAGCTGCACAGACCAACAACCATCTTCATATCTAAAATATATTTGGAGACAAAAAATTCAAGCATTGAAAAATgtggaatattttttattgtagaCTTTCTGACAGATTGGCTTAAGGTGAAAATTTCAAAGGTTGGAGATGCACCTCATCAAAAGCCAAAGCAGGCATAGTACAATTTAATCCTTCATCTTAGACTTTAGGTGGCACATAAATCCAATTAACCGCTTGCTACGGGaagcatgaaaaaaattttattttaatttagtcttGTTTAAAAGTCAATTCTAGTGATGAGTATTTTACTTCATTTCCTAGTGATgagtatttttgtaattcaatcaTTTGGATTTTCCAAGTCAATCAAAATTACGGTCCATTTAGAATGAGAGaggaatggaataaaaaaaagatctttAAAGGATAGTCCATCTATTCCCTTATGTGAGAGTTCAGTAGGAATGAATGGAATGGCTTCAATGGAATGTGTATTCCACTCCATTTCCTAATCGACATTCCTCCCAATAGTAGGAGGAACAGGCACACGCATTACTTTAATAAAATGGAGGTGAAATATTGACTCCCTTTTCTAAAGTGTAATAAAAGGTGAAGGGTATATTAGTGAAATATTAATTCCCTATTTTGAAAAGTATAATAGAAGGTAAAAGTTAtacttgtaaaatattatatttctttccttttccatttcttttttcaataaattccCAAAGCAGACATACCAATGATAAAGCAAACAAGCAAAGGATTGACAATGGAAAGGTCTTGCTAACTTAATCAGCCAATCTCGTTGCATCTAAAGACACCCCCTATAAAAAGTTCACcatattccattccattcctttataatGTATCCATTCAATTCCATTATTGTTGTAATTTCCACTAAATATAGCGATTGTAAAGATCATAAGCAATTGGTACATTCCCGGTCCAAATCAATCTAGAGAGCATTCTCAAGCACTTAAATATCCACTCATTGTAGTCTTGAAAAATTCCCTTCAAAAGGGATCAGACCTAAGAATATTATCCTTGGATTATTTCATAATTACATAATATCTGTAATCTAATTCAAAACATGTTTTCTAATGATATTGCTCAGATAAGATCAAACCGTAATTCTAGAAATAAGGTATTGCCTTATTAAAAAAGTCAACCTGCTAGAGGATTTAGTTGAGTATCTAACATAAAACACTCTAGgactaattattttattgtggcACAACTCTTTCTTTGCATGTCACAGATGCATATAATTCGGGTGTTTGTAGAGCCTATAAGCCACAGAATACAGTCCAACTTTTTTCAGGAATGCAAGGCCACAGCTATAAAATGGACTCCCAAGgccatttcttttaattttaaactctaatctaattcatgaaaaaaaaaaaaagtgtgaaaggATTGGTGTTGAAGTTTACCTATTCAAGAATTTCAGTTGATAACTTACTATACACACATTACTGCCTGGACACATTCAGTTGATAACATTTCAAGATTTACACTTGCACATATCCTTGTCATTCATCCTTCTTCAATTACCAAGTTAGAGATTGTCTCACTTGATGCTTAATTCACATCTCATCAGTTTTGCTCGCATCTCAAGAGAGGATATAATTTTCATCATTTAATTGGCACCAATAATGGGCTTTTCCTTTCctattcttttttcttgcaAGCCATCATTTTCATCTTATGTCTAATATATCGTTCCATCAATCATTAGACTcaatgttattaaatttttaactttcaCATATATAAATGCTAAgttgatataatttatttacaaGATAAGGTATTAAAGTCTCTTAggattaaaatcattttttatcgTAATAACACATGCACTAGTTGATTCTTGAACCACGACCTCATCCTTCACCTCGCTTAACAATTGAGggaggtgccatttgagctagagcaaAAGGCTTAgtattcaaaatattgaaatgaTATCAAGCAAATCCAACAATGTTCAGCAACCTAATTGATTTATTAGTGTGCATCTAGCTACATAATGGCAACAACAACTAAGCCTTGGTCAAAAACTTTAGGGTTAGCTATAGATCCTCAACAAACTAATAAGGTTAATCATACCATTCTTTCTTGCCATTCTATCGCACCCAAAATCATACTCTCTATTAAATTAACGATGattgtcccaaaaacttaagctaTTGGAACATGGTAAATTCAATCATTTAATCACATAGTTCTAACACTCCCTTCATGTGTGGGCTCAAACTTCCTTTTAATAGGTGAGGCCCAACACATGagattttaaatgggaggtaaaGTGGAGGAGACAGAAATTGAACTCAGGATCTcctactctgataccatattaaaTTATCGATTGCCctaaaagcttaaactattaaGATATGGTaagtttaatcatttaaccacgtACTTCTAACGCACTCCATCACCTCCTTAAATGACATGTCCTTTTGCACtattactaattttatttttggtcttcctctaccttttttttcattccatCAACTTAAATCAACTCACACTTGAAACTTTCAAGAATTCAAATATGAGATCAAGTATCtcaattaagtaaaaaaaaaaaatttaaataataaaatttgaaataatttggCTACTCTCCATGCATCATTTTCTTCTCATTAAAAGAATCACCCCAATCTTTaagtgaattttttcttttcacatatatatatatatatatatatttttttttattcccactTATTCATTTAACTTCTTATTTTAGCTATGCTCATTTTATAAAGATGTTGCTTATTAATAGCCCAAGATGAGCACAACTAATCTTATAGTAGTCTTATAAGAATTTATCTTTGAGCTTAATAGGAATTCTATAAATACACAATATTTTGATGCGCTTCTCCACTTCATTCAACCCTACTTCAATCATATGATTTGCATCCTCTCCGATCACTCCATCCTTCTCCACTTCGTCCACCCTTCtccaccaaaaatcaatttaccattaatgaatataaaaaaaaaatttataaattatggaCCACGGTAAATATTAGCAAAAAGAAACTGAAACTAATGTTTTGATAGTTTGTCGataaaaattaatgtatttAATCTAGAGTCTATTAAAtagattacaaaatatatcGATCAATTTACTGAATAAAATCAAGACACTATATTTTGTACATGGTATACTGGTGTTTCAAAAGGTAGAGAAGGGTATtttgaaagaaacaaaaaaaaaatctcatataaAGCACACACATAATAGACAAAAATTGCAAAACCCAAACATTTTACAAGCCACAAGCTAGTGCTTAACTGAAATTGGGATACTGCTAAATGTTCTAGCCTTCTGAATCATATAAACTCATTAGTGGGGGAAAAAATGCATCACGTCTCTCATCAAAtggatctattttttttattgatggcTCTTGAACCCATGATCTCACCCTTTGCCTAAAACATATAGAGGAGGAGGTGCCAGTTGAGCTGGAACTCATTGGCCTCTCATCAAATGGATCATTAgtggaaaaggaaaaacaaaaaatgtcacATCTCTCATTTGATTAAATTTCTTGTCAACCATAGTACTTATTCACATGGACTTTTAGtagaaaagtatgaaaaaataaaaagaattggaAAATTATAGTAACTTGGTTAAGTCAATAGACAAATGACCAACTGCTGATGATTTGGTTTTAGCACATGCCTACTACAGTAGGCTGCCAGCATGCTGATTCTGCTGACCCACAATATTTTATCATTGCTCAATGTGCCATTGTGTGCTTAATTCCAACAAAAGGGAATCCAGAAGAAAAGCACAAGCCCATTTCCAGAAATCAGAAAGCATGAGAGTAAAAATCACTAAGCAGATATAATACTGACCTGCCTCTCATTCTGTAAGGCATTCAAAATTCGTACAGGCAGAGATATAAGAGCAACTGTCATCATCGTGATTCTCCAGAACAGATTCAAATGGGAGCAAATTGCAGCCCTTACCAACTCTATCCAAGTGCGAATAAAAATGATAACAGTCTTCATGCCAAACAAGCATGCTAATTTGAATAGAGAGAAAGGCCTTGTCACCAAAATTACTATGGTAGTCATTAACTCAGAAAACAATGCCATCAAATCCGTCATATTGATGCCTTTCCTGCTGAACTACATGTTAACAGGTTGGATAAAGTTGTAGCAAAGTATTCAAGTCCCAATATCCAGGATATTAATGAATcccttcaaggaaaaaaaaaaaattaatatactaACATAAAACAAGTACCAAAAATAACATCAGTAGAAGTAATCAAAAAGGATgtgtcaattaaggaagtaacaaAGTGTATGACTTTAGACAAAACAAAATGGCAAATAAGAATACATGTGACCTACCCTGAATGGGCCGTTATGGATCTATAACtaaccccaaaaattttgagaCTTGGTTATTGTTGTTAGTGGTGTTATACTAATATAAAACAATGAAAGAATGATAGTGCAAGTAGCAATCACAGAGGAAGTCAAAAGAATCAAGACATGCTGAACTGCAGTAAACATCTGAACAAATTAGGAGGAAATTTTTATTAACACagcctctaattttttttttttacttatcaattgAATACAATGTTGTTCCCTAAAATTTACCCCCATGAATGATTTTCGTTGATAAAGTTTAAAGCAATAGCTTTTAGTCCGTATCAAACTTAAAGCAGCAATCtcttttgttttcagtttttcaggttttttctttttattttatttatctgaTAACCAGTCAATGAATAATTTCTACTAGCCATGCCAAATGTGCAGGGATAAGTAAAATTTAACCTTACACCTGCCCAAATTATTACTCTAGCTGCAAAAGGAATGAGAAGTGCTACgtctacaaaattttcataacactacaacaaatcataggtggtaagttgtgattgattctaatttaaactcaccactgaaattacttttttgccacCAATAACCGCCAATAATAACCTATCGCTTAGGGcttgttgtaaaagtgttatgaACATAGCATTTTTCTAAAGGAATTGGAacacaaaagaaattttacaattaacTAAAACAGCATGCATTAAGTAGAAACTGAAAGATGAAATTTGTTGAGAATCTACAATAGTAATCATTAATTGAGAATAACAGTGAAGTAGGGCTACAACTGTCTTTCTGGCTAAAActtaaacaagaaaaatgttaaagatactataaattttacaacataacCTTTAGAACCGATGTGGCAACAAATGTGATTAATGGACaccaacaacataataaatgaatattagAATTACTTTTTGTGACCAGTGACACCTGAGTTTTTAAATGTTATGTGCTAATATTTGGAATAATTATTAGGTGTTCCTAGAGCACAGTGACGTGAcgctccctcctctcacattcatagCAGATCTCACTAATggatctcactaattaaattcatggcaGGATCCACCATGAATATGAGGAGGAGCACCACGTCACCGTGCTCCGTGagcacctaataattttcctaaaatttgtagtatcctAGCATTGCTCCTTAAACAATGATACAAATAATCAAGCTTAGTGGCAATTTATTGTCTCATTTTTTAGATAGAGGAAATAATGGAATAGGGCACGCTTTCATCAAAAGAACTAATTATCCATATAAAACAGCATTTCACATTTTCAGGACTTCCCATTGGACAGGGGAAGAATAATAGAATATGATGTTACATCATTTTGCCATTTCTCTAAAAACTAAGGAATTAGATGAGTACATGAATCAAGAAGGCACCCAATCCTGCCTCATTCCTAGACAGTTCTTGCTTCCACAAAAGGGAAGTTTAATCTAATAGTtcaaaattatctttaaaaacaaattatggAATAATATTTCCTAATCCATGGCAATAAAAGCAAGCATCTTAGGTTTCacttagggcctgtttggattgagggggaagAAGGGAGGTTTCACTTGGGGCTTGTTTGAATTGAGGGGGAAGGAGGGAGAGTGGAGAGGAGAAGAGTAGAGTTAACTAAAAATAGGTTGATTTTGGGCCAAATCTACCCTATACTCTACGctccctctctctcaatctAAATGGACCATTAGTTTAACTAGTAAAATCTCCTATGATCAAATGAGGAGGACTTGATTCGAATCCTGCCATAATTCTAGCTTCCACAAAAGGGAAGTTCACTCTTAAAAGTTCAAACATTAGCTTAAAAAACAAACTAAGGCATAATATTTCGTGATGCAAATAGCAATTAAAGTAAGCATCCTGGGTTTGCCAAGAGCTTGTAGCCCAACTGGTAAGCAACTCCTAGTGTTTCCAATAAAAACATCAAGGGCTCAAATCCTCccattataactatcaaattatcctccaaaaaagaaaaaagaaaaaaaaaaacatcatggTTTCACTTtagctcaaactagtaaaatGTCATGTGAAAGCATAGACAAATTAAACAGCCGAAACCCAGAAGTCCCTGACGCATTAGAAACCCCGAAACTCCATACAATTTGTAAAAGAGCCACCATGTAACCGTCACAGCCCAACAGGGATGTGAAAGGACCCAAATAAATgagacaaaacaaaacccaattgagagaaaaagacaaga
The sequence above is drawn from the Quercus lobata isolate SW786 chromosome 12, ValleyOak3.0 Primary Assembly, whole genome shotgun sequence genome and encodes:
- the LOC115970913 gene encoding uncharacterized protein LOC115970913, with the translated sequence MTDLMALFSELMTTIVILVTRPFSLFKLACLFGMKTVIIFIRTWIELVRAAICSHLNLFWRITMMTVALISLPVRILNALQNERQLELYLHDMQIDLENLLWDNKKLQEHVQTAIKERKMMELILEELEEEHDKAIAKIERLEGEFQHMKNENLWLKEIQGKGDWSIRSPDDKGNGQNTSVSDNYGIPYGISSLKSSYNASGIFLQDLTMPKDTWGDESKRKTDIINFLKNRSKSSEIIARHSDTNEVLDQRREVALSQSLFSAVLSLLVGMIVWEAGDPCMPLVVALFTVVGMSLKSVVQFFFTIKNKPASDAAALLSFNLFILGMLTYPALPRVATLLAPLALRFVDQTVSWFWSLIPTA